CTGTGATGACCCATGTGGTGGGTCGCCATTTCTTCAGAGAATAAGGAGTTTTGACGCGCTTCTTGATCTTTTCTCCTGTTCCCAGAGCTCCGTCTGGCTGCACCAAGCCCCCTCCTGCAACACAGGAAGGAACAATCATCACTGTCTGTGGAAGATTGTTACACCAGTGTGCATGAAGTATATTCAATAGCAGCAAGTCTCCTGTAGGTGGCTGTGTAACAGTGTCTCTTTATCAGTACAGTCACTTACAGGAGCACTCTGGCAATTCAGTGCTGCTGGGAAACTCTTGagacgcaaaaaaaaaagaaaaaaaaaaagaaaaggataatCAAAACTGAAGCAACAGAGCCTGTTATATCCTAACATTTAGTCCACAATCAAGCTCCAAGAGAAATGGATCCTACATGTCCCATAATGCAACCTGGATGGCAGTAAACAGCTGCTTTCACAAACTGAGTAGTACTCTGTAAAAGTGTTGTAGTGCCCCTTTACGTGTTCACTAAACTGAGACACTTTAAAGAATAAATCtagtgttattttatatttcccaTAAAACTCATGAAAAGATGTAACCAACCTGATGAATCTTATTAATGTCAGCTAAATCTAATCAAAGAGTGAGGGTTGAGTTCAGATTGGACAGATGTTTGATGTGGCTCTCTAGTGTTGGTGTAGAGGTGTACCTAGAGAGGCCAGGTCCTGTGTAGTGAAGGATAGGTCCAGAGAGTTAGGTCTCTCAGGCCTGCGAGCTCTTGGCTGCCTCAGTAGAGCCTCCCCTCTCATGGTGACTGGAGGTTCCCTCTGGGGGTCCGCGGTGCCGGACCCGGACCCCGAGCTTTCTCCCGGGGGACCCGTGGTTTCCCTGCTTCCTCCTTCTCcgctcccctcctcctctcctgcgtCGCTCTCCCCTCCGCTCTCTCCGTCCCCCTGGCCGTGGCcggtgttgctgttgttgttgttggtgttgggTCGTGCCGAGCGGAGGGCCGCCGCACTCGAGGCCGTGTCTCTGGGATCGGGCTGCTCTCGCTCTCGGCTCAGGAGCGGCTCGTGTTCGTCGGGGCTGGCCGTGATGACGCCGAGGCTCAGGCGGCCGTCGTCGGACCTCAGGCCTCCTCCGGAACCATTGTGAGTTATGCCGGATCCTCCGAAACCTGAGGCGCCGCCCGTCGCCATGGACGAGATGCTGGTGCCGGCGTGACCGTTGGCGGCTCCATTCGCGCTACCGTTGGCGTGCGTGTCTCGTAGGGCAGGTATGTTGTTTGTGCCTGTGCCCCGGTGAGCTTCTACAGCCGTGTTTGTACCCGGTACAACACCAATGTTCATCTTTGCTCCCTCCACCTGCCGCAGGTTGGACTTCCCGGAGCGTCCGAACTTGAACCTCAGTGAAGAGGATGACGACTCTTTCTTGGTGGGCTTGTTGCGCAGGGGCAGGCTGGACGGCCTCTTGGGCAGGTTCTGCTGTTTGGGCAGGGGGAAGATGGTGGTGGGCATGGTGGCAGCGGGATCTGATGTGCCTGAGGCCTCACTGGCCATCTTGATGAGGGGGTAAAGTAGGCTGGAACTGCCTGGGCTCAGCGGATCTGGCGAACAGAACTGCTTCTGCGAGTGCTCCATCAGGTTCTCGTCCGAGCTCTCTTTCAGGTTCTTGTCCACCTCTTTAGGATCGAGCTTAGTGGTTTCCAGGTCTTCCTGGGTCAGGTGGAGGCAGACAGGGACTGTGGCGGTCCCTGTAGTTCCTTCAGACTCAGAGATAATAGTGGTGGTTGTAGTGGAGGCTGAAGGGCTGCCTCTCATACCCCCGCTGGTGCTGCTGCCCTCTGGGCTGGGCAGGCGAGCGTTGGCTTGCTGCTGGCGCTCCTGGTTGATGGaattcctgtttctctctccgGTCCCGGCTCCGGTTCGGCCATTCACAGAGCTGGTGGTGTCAGCCTGCGTGTTCTTGGCTACACCCTCGTGCTCTTCAATGTAGCTGGAGGGATGGTCTGTGTACGGGCCAGACTTTGGCGTCATGCGATTTCTGGTGGAAAACGTTGAAAGGGAGACGGAGGAAAACGTTTAAGGTAACATATGAAAAAGCTTAATTAAATCAAACACTATGATGACAGAGGTGGATGTGTGTTTACCTCTCATTGTGCAGTGTGGTGGACATGGGGTTGAGTGTGGGGCTGACAGATTTGGAGCGGTCCCATATGAGGAGCAGCTCTGCAAGTCGTTCCTCAGCACACTGGGCTGTGAGGCGGGCCTCTGCATCCTGGTCCCAACAGTCCTCCATCGTCTCTTTCAGGGAGCGAACCGCCTGCAGGACAAAGCACATACTGACCTGTGTGCACGCTACATTTTTAAAGTCCAGACTAGCGCTGGggaaatatgaacaatatgaaCACTAATCACAATATAACATTTGGATATACTGTTGATAAGTTACATCCTTTGACAACAGAGTCACAACTAATCAGATCTAACTCATCATATGTCAGTCATATACTGGACATATGTGCAGTGGTAGTGACATGTTCCACAGTGTGCTGGCTATGTTTATCACAGCATTACAAATTGAATTCTggccctgctctctctctcacacacacacacacacacacacacaaacacaaacacataccaaACTGTTCTCTTTCCAGGCCTCGGGGAATTTGGGCCGTTGTTTCTCCCTGGACACCAGGACCTGCATGTCCTCAAACGTCGGGTGGTTCCCTGCCTCCGCTTGAAAGGCCATCTGGTACTCTGGCACAGACTCGCCTGAAGGTAGTcaagggcagagagaggaaggatgtcTTTCATGAAgcataaatattcattaaaaaggTATGAGTGTGCCTCTCTTTcacaataaactaaaatgtatttaatgataTTCTGCTGTATGTGGTGTAGGCGGGTCTCATCCTTCTGTTGTGTGTCTTACTGGGATAATGACAGTAGTTAACATTCAGACAGTACTACAGTTTGTgtatttcagtcacatctcatctGTCTCACCAGGGAACAGGTCGGTACATCTCATGAAAGTCTCCCAGTAGACCAGGCCCAGGGCGTACATATCCACCTGCTTCAGCGCCGACTCGCAGTCCCTCAGGTTCACCGCCCCCTCCAGCACCTCTGGAGCCATGTAGCGGATCGTGCCCACCTGGCAGACGGAGGAGGAACgcatggagacagagaggaaaaaaagaagaaaaggtgaGAAAAGGGGTGTGATATAGCAGAATGTTCTGTACCAAAGTCAGACAATGCATTTCCACTGCAGGCTTCACTCTGCTGCTTTATCTTTTTTCCTGCATGGGGAGAACATCAGATAAGAGCCTTCCACAAGGTTCTATGTGAGAACTACATATCTGTGTTGTTgtggtggggaaaaaaaacaataattgcTCGTACAGAGGCAAATGTGCACTGACTGATAACAAACCTCATTGAAAAGTGATGCAGGGATCTCACAGGGCTCAAACTGTGCCGCATTCTACGGCTGGGCAATCAATCAAAACATACTACAACCAATATTATGACTTATGACTCCCAACTGACCTAATTTCAGTCACGGCGGTTTGTCTGATAAATGAATCCTCCCTGTGGATTCATTTCAAACGCATTAAGTGGAGTCAGCACTGTTCCACTTAGCCGTTTAAGGATGTAAATAAGCGTATGTGTCCAGTCTAACCCGGGCCGACAGAGCACCTCAAATGTTGAAGCGATGCAGCTAAGGGTGGATGAACATGAGAGACAGCTGCTACGGGAAAATAGATGCAGTGTCGGTCATGTGGCCACTTTAGCCTCAGTCTTaatacagaacaaaacaaagcgAACTGTAaatagtgttgtgaagagagactGTGTGGCTGAACTTAGCTGAGTCAGCGCATGTCAGAactgtcactttaaaaaaacaaactgctgtgGTTTGAGGTCAGTGGCTGCAAGGTCCTCCAATGTTAAAATATCTACTTGTTATACATCAGCCTGACAGATTTATCAGTGTAGTTttacagcagaggaggaggggatgctGATTGGCTGCAGTGAGTGCAAAGACATTACTGGAGGGTAATGACAGAAAACTGTTTGATAAgaagctgctgtgttttttatgtgtggaATGCTGTTGTTAGCCTCCTAGCTCCCGCAGCTCATGTTTACACCTGTGCCTATGTTTGTTCTCAGTGCTGCCTGCtcaaataaaaagcagcatgtGCCTTCAACTCACTGTGCCTCCACTGTGAGCTCACAACAACACTACATTTTAAGTACAAAACATGGCCTGTTGTACTTAGAAACCCAGAATGTTTGATTTGAATAGATGATTCCAGatcaaatatttcattttttctgcACATTCAAAAGGAGTTTCCAAAACATCCTGAAGATGGAATGAAACAGAAGCAAAACAGTGTTAACTACCAAATAGGTTTAATTAATATtagttaaataaaattaattaaaatggcAGTCATAATCTCTGATTTATTGTTGCTGTATTCAATGAGATAATAATACTGATTCATTAATTGTTGCAATGACAATTCATCTTGATTGCAGTGATGTTGCACCGCCCTGCTGCATCCTTCTCATTACCTTCTATCTCACTCACTTCATACATAGACTGTAAAAGTATTGGTAGAAATGGTGCTTCCCCTTTAACTCTCACCTCACTTATAGCAGCATTTTCTTCCTCCCCGTGACGCGCtggcctgtttcctgtcagcttcATGGACAGGCCGAAATCGATGATGACACACGTGCCGTCAGGCTTGACCAGAATATTACGGCTATTCAGGTCCCTGTGGGAGACGGCCGGCTTGTACAAGTCtttggagaaaggaaagaggaggagagaagataaGATCAGGGGAAGACAAAAGAATTGGGCTAATTTATCTTTCATGAAATATTTAAGCCAGTACAGCACTCCCAAAAATCCCCAGATTCAGTGTACTCAGCTAGTATTTGTGGTTTTGGCTAATGAATGATAACATCCAGAAAATCCACTCATATAGCTTTCCATTCCCCTCATTACTCATTGTTCACCAAAGCAAGCTGCGCTGTCAACAGACAGCTAAACCCTCTAATCTAATCTACAACAATGGGATTAAGACCATATCACTGAGCAGCCTCTGCCTGCAGTCCTGTGCTGGCCAGCAGAGGGTGCACTGAGCCAAAGGGAAGTATGGGAAGTTGTGGCAGTCACCACAGTTATGTGCTGCCTGCTATTGAtgtgcagggagggagggagtggagAGGGAGTAGGGAGGATGACGACTGTACCAAAGCCCAAGAGATTCTGCTGTTAGCAGCTACACACTGAGCTGACAAACAGCagctctccttttctcctctcccaCTTCTCTGGTCTGACACtctcttcattctctctctctgtgagccTCTGCCTGTATTCATCACATGCTTGTACAAACAGAATAACTTCTATTCTCTTTGCAGTCTTCACTTTCCACACTTGCAGTTACTGCGAGTGGACATTGTTCCCCCCTCGCTTCTATGCCTGTTTGATGCTGAtcaagacagaggaagaggacggcCGAGTGCAACTCCTGAGGATGAGCGTTGGTgacgtggggggggggggagataaaaaaatgaaaagaaaaaaaaaccaagagGCAAAGCTCGGTTCAGTTGTCATTTCTGCCTCCTGAGAATGATTTCATTGAGCCACAGGGATATTCACATGTCATCTGAATCCCTATCTCGCCTCAGCCTTCCCCCTACTTTGTccctctgtgtttttctctctctgagtctgGCTGGAGCAGTCTATAAATACCCTTGGCAGGGCGTGCATTCA
The sequence above is drawn from the Scomber japonicus isolate fScoJap1 chromosome 24, fScoJap1.pri, whole genome shotgun sequence genome and encodes:
- the LOC128354056 gene encoding bone morphogenetic protein receptor type-2-like, which encodes MAVGRITMKSLAKFGFCLTILLTSVAAAQGEERECAFTDQQQQWEVERVAGGEGRVSPENTTIRCAKGSHCFGLWEKSPPGEVRLVKQGCWTHLGDHQGCRDDRCVVTNLPPQIQNGTYHFCCCGSDMCNVNFTEDFPPPSPTTAQPIYPHTLRYQETVIIALATVSVLAVVAVAAFFGYRMMHGNGKQGLHNLNMMEAAGSESSLDLDNLKLLELIGRGRYGAVYCGSLDERPVAVKVFTAANRPNFLNECSIYRLPLLEHDNIARFVAADERTGPEGRTEYLLVMDYYPHGSLSRYLSGQTNDWVNSCRLAHSVTRGLAYLHTELFKGDLYKPAVSHRDLNSRNILVKPDGTCVIIDFGLSMKLTGNRPARHGEEENAAISEVGTIRYMAPEVLEGAVNLRDCESALKQVDMYALGLVYWETFMRCTDLFPGESVPEYQMAFQAEAGNHPTFEDMQVLVSREKQRPKFPEAWKENSLAVRSLKETMEDCWDQDAEARLTAQCAEERLAELLLIWDRSKSVSPTLNPMSTTLHNERNRMTPKSGPYTDHPSSYIEEHEGVAKNTQADTTSSVNGRTGAGTGERNRNSINQERQQQANARLPSPEGSSTSGGMRGSPSASTTTTTIISESEGTTGTATVPVCLHLTQEDLETTKLDPKEVDKNLKESSDENLMEHSQKQFCSPDPLSPGSSSLLYPLIKMASEASGTSDPAATMPTTIFPLPKQQNLPKRPSSLPLRNKPTKKESSSSSLRFKFGRSGKSNLRQVEGAKMNIGVVPGTNTAVEAHRGTGTNNIPALRDTHANGSANGAANGHAGTSISSMATGGASGFGGSGITHNGSGGGLRSDDGRLSLGVITASPDEHEPLLSREREQPDPRDTASSAAALRSARPNTNNNNSNTGHGQGDGESGGESDAGEEEGSGEGGSRETTGPPGESSGSGSGTADPQREPPVTMRGEALLRQPRARRPERPNSLDLSFTTQDLASLGGGLVQPDGALGTGEKIKKRVKTPYSLKKWRPTTWVITDTRGPEVNNNGSSHGQGHSQNRAKSSSAIYLRGGSLASEPSDTQV